The following proteins are co-located in the Haliotis asinina isolate JCU_RB_2024 chromosome 13, JCU_Hal_asi_v2, whole genome shotgun sequence genome:
- the LOC137259403 gene encoding A disintegrin and metalloproteinase with thrombospondin motifs 9-like: MEAVITFQRCFFLVICISITSSLEETHYKKWQSGAPAELGNPQHLQIQQVFTRTICAALCSYTSCQEFQHSDTSRLCITRHTDPVSGGVINPGIGLFDTYKQDPTTCAELRTANPTAHSGEYTIMPSAPQFRGIPVKVFCLMNDTHQLEYVTLPNENIGNFPKRSNNNCRKEQSHLVGDGVGLDGVTVYQKIRIIPSTMTVVRTDTTFTSGTKTKPHTYGRAEDCYSYTGTCKRIGTFHINTLGTGMKFATDLQWTAFGTKPKVHSITRTHDGAVIDLVCGGWCGRCDPVGDMILYPNSLDAQL; this comes from the exons ATGGAGGCAGTTATAACCTTCCAGAGATGCTTTTTCTTGGTTATCTGTATTTCAATAACGTCCAGTTTGGAGGAGACCCATTATAAAAAGTGGCAGAGTGGAGCTCCCGCCGAGTTAGGAAACCCTCAACATCTTCAGATCCAGCAAGTGTTTACACGAACAATCTGTGCCGCCCTGTGCTCCTACACGTCATGTCAAGAGTTCCAGCATTCAGACACGAGCCGCTTGTGCATCACACGACACACAGATCCAGTATCTGGTGGCGTCATTAACCCAGGAATTGGTTTGTTTGACACCTACAAACAAG ATCCTACGACATGTGCTGAGTTGAGGACCGCCAACCCAACTGCTCACAGTGGAGAGTATACCATCATGCCTTCAGCTCCTCAGTTCAGGGGAATACCAGTGAAGGTGTTCTGCCTGATGAATGACACACACCAGCTGGAGTATGTCACACTGCCAAATGAAAACATTGGAAACTTTCCTAAGAGGTCGAACAATAACTGTAGAAAAGAACAGTCACATCTAGTAGGTGATGGTGTTGGCTTGGATGGAGTAACAGTGTATCAGAAGATCAGAATTATACCATCG ACAATGACTGTTGTGAGAACGGACACCACCTTCACCAGCGGGACCAAGACGAAGCCACATACATATGGCAGAGCAGAAGACTGTTACTCATACACAGGAACATGCAAGCGAATCGGAACCTTTCACATCAACACCCTGGGTACAGGGATGAAGTTCGCCACTGAC CTACAGTGGACTGCCTTTGGAACAAAGCCCAAAGTGCACAGTATTACCCGGACACACGATGGCGCCGTCATTGATCTGGTGTGTGGAGGCTGGTGTGGAAGATGTGATCCTGTTGGAGACATGATCCTCTACCCAAACAGTCTGGATGCTCAGCTATAG